One Gemmatimonadales bacterium genomic window, GGCCGCAGCCGCCACGAACGCGCAGGCCGGGGAAAGGGCTCGACCGGAAGAATGACTCGTTCGCCCGCGTCGCGACGGGCGCGGATCGCTGCGAAGCCAGCCATCGGAAGCTCGCATGCCGTGACCTCGGTCACGACCATGCGGAGCTTCCGGACGTGCAGCAGCTCATCACGGCACTGCTGGCATCCCTCGAGATGGCGGCGCACCCGCCGCCGACGCCCGGGATCCAGGGCGTCGAGACCCGCCAGCTCGCCCGCTGATCGATGCAGCCTCATGCGCCCTCCTCCGGACCGAGCAGGGCCCGAACCGCGCGCCAGGCACGATGCAGCCGGACCCCCGACGCCCCGGGACTGATTCCGAGCATCTCGGCGATCTCGTCATGCGTGAAGCCGTCGACTTCCTTGAGGAGCAGGACCTGGCGGAGGGTGTCGGGAAGCCGGTCCAGGGCGTCCGCGACGGCCAGGCGATCGAGTACGCCGGAGTCGCCCCCGCCGGACGCCGGTCGATCAAACGCGGCCGCAAAGGCCGTCTCACGCCGACCCCGCCGCAGCCGCATCAGGGCCGCCCGCG contains:
- a CDS encoding sigma-70 family RNA polymerase sigma factor — translated: MADAVAQARKGSMEALAVLYAAHGAEVLGTAYRILGNRADAEDTLQDVFVGLPEALGRYREEGKLGAWLRRLTARAALMRLRRGRRETAFAAAFDRPASGGGDSGVLDRLAVADALDRLPDTLRQVLLLKEVDGFTHDEIAEMLGISPGASGVRLHRAWRAVRALLGPEEGA